From a region of the Streptomyces venezuelae genome:
- the sbnA gene encoding 2,3-diaminopropionate biosynthesis protein SbnA: MSAPADLRRTDRQLLDRVEALLGNLPRTRVVRLPHPGIRLYAKMESENRAGSSKDRAAIWILREAVRRGEITRSTTVVESSSGNFALALAHFLNELGVPFVPVLDPNVNAATERTLRRLCARVEKVTEPDGTGGYLLSRLARVADLRAELADVYWPNQYANPDGARGHYELTAPELLDDIGRIDYLFVGVGTGATINGLSRRLGEVHPEAAVVAVDVEGSAIFGAPPARRRIPGIGSSIRPPLIDDAWITKVVVQSELDEVAGCRALLSSHGIYAGGSTGCVYAAITRHFEGHTGPEPVVAFLCADSGEPYADTVYSDEWVAEHLTPVATKGA, encoded by the coding sequence GTGTCTGCGCCCGCTGACCTACGACGGACAGACCGGCAGCTGCTCGACCGCGTGGAGGCGCTCCTGGGCAACCTGCCCAGGACCCGGGTCGTGCGGCTGCCTCATCCGGGGATCCGGCTCTACGCCAAGATGGAGTCGGAGAACCGGGCGGGGAGTTCGAAGGACCGGGCGGCGATCTGGATCCTCCGTGAGGCGGTCCGGCGCGGCGAGATCACCCGCTCCACCACGGTGGTCGAGTCGTCCTCCGGGAACTTCGCCCTCGCCCTCGCACACTTCCTGAACGAGCTGGGCGTGCCGTTCGTGCCGGTGCTGGACCCCAACGTCAACGCGGCCACCGAGCGGACGCTGCGGCGGCTGTGCGCCCGCGTGGAGAAGGTCACCGAACCGGACGGCACCGGCGGCTACCTGCTGAGCAGGCTCGCCCGGGTCGCCGACCTGCGCGCGGAGCTGGCGGACGTGTACTGGCCGAACCAGTACGCCAATCCGGACGGCGCGCGCGGCCACTACGAGCTGACCGCGCCGGAGCTGCTCGACGACATCGGCCGGATCGACTACCTCTTCGTGGGCGTCGGCACCGGCGCGACGATCAACGGCCTCTCGCGCCGCCTCGGCGAGGTGCACCCGGAGGCCGCTGTGGTCGCCGTCGACGTCGAGGGTTCGGCGATCTTCGGTGCCCCGCCGGCCCGCCGGCGCATCCCGGGCATCGGGTCCAGCATCCGTCCGCCCCTGATCGACGACGCCTGGATCACCAAGGTCGTCGTGCAGTCCGAGCTGGACGAGGTGGCCGGCTGCCGGGCGCTGCTCAGCAGCCACGGGATCTACGCGGGCGGTTCCACCGGCTGCGTCTACGCGGCCATCACCCGTCATTTCGAAGGGCACACGGGCCCGGAGCCGGTCGTGGCGTTCCTGTGCGCCGACAGCGGCGAACCGTACGCCGACACCGTCTACTCGGACGAGTGGGTCGCCGAACACCTCACACCGGTCGCAACCAAGGGAGCATGA
- a CDS encoding formylglycine-generating enzyme family protein — translation MTQVTAEVIPAEAFPSDHWVTIPAGPFTMGSDELREDGKPRAAAPEHQVDVAEFRMAKYPVTVAEFRRFVEATGHVTDAEKKGKSWVWIGDPAVVVPDQDYLWKNIDGASWRTPHGPDSTLEGKDNHPVTHVSSLDVAAYCEWSGTRLPTEAEWEKAARGTDGRRYAWGNEEPTAEHCNHTMNVADTTPVDAYPQSAGPYGVVDLTGNVWEITSSAFHHYPYDEGKPGRVIKTKEGSVELGVIRGGSFYNNCDPRGCLAWVRIYNLPDYSCYDMGFRVCAR, via the coding sequence GTGACCCAGGTGACGGCAGAAGTGATCCCCGCCGAGGCGTTCCCCTCGGACCACTGGGTCACCATCCCCGCCGGCCCCTTCACGATGGGCTCCGACGAGCTGCGCGAGGACGGCAAGCCCCGCGCCGCCGCACCCGAGCACCAGGTCGACGTCGCCGAGTTCCGCATGGCCAAGTACCCGGTCACCGTCGCCGAGTTCCGCCGGTTCGTCGAGGCGACGGGCCACGTGACCGACGCCGAGAAGAAGGGCAAGAGCTGGGTCTGGATCGGTGACCCCGCCGTCGTCGTTCCGGACCAGGACTACCTGTGGAAGAACATCGACGGCGCGTCCTGGCGCACGCCGCACGGCCCCGACTCCACCCTGGAGGGCAAGGACAACCACCCGGTCACCCACGTCAGCTCCCTCGACGTGGCCGCCTACTGCGAGTGGTCCGGCACCCGTCTGCCCACCGAGGCCGAGTGGGAGAAGGCCGCCCGCGGCACCGACGGCCGGCGTTACGCGTGGGGCAACGAGGAGCCCACCGCCGAGCACTGCAACCACACCATGAACGTCGCCGACACCACCCCGGTCGACGCCTACCCGCAGTCGGCCGGTCCGTACGGCGTCGTGGACCTCACCGGCAACGTCTGGGAGATCACCTCCAGCGCCTTCCACCACTACCCGTACGACGAGGGCAAGCCGGGACGCGTCATCAAGACGAAGGAAGGCTCGGTCGAGCTCGGCGTCATCCGCGGCGGCTCCTTCTACAACAACTGTGACCCGCGTGGCTGCCTGGCGTGGGTACGGATCTACAACCTGCCCGACTACAGCTGCTACGACATGGGCTTCCGTGTCTGCGCCCGCTGA
- a CDS encoding DUF885 family protein: MVDYVFERYPQVGRRAGRHDFDARLPEVVPDAPSDVEGLLSAVLGQLDTLPEDADPEVRADLGTAMRVLTDERFRIAELGRAHRGPDLWLAETDVHVYLRGEYAPLDERVAAMSRHLAQLPDFLASAAKTFGGTLPAGERISGFENARARAASVPNVVAQLVRQRPDVADGSLLGLADAASAAFAGFADAVAATAPARAVFGPDRLAGYLEAAEGIDTPVDDLLAEVETEVRQLVARLDALSARLGAGSRQELYELLSARLPAGSVVTALSGMIERLREFWAGQDVITLTNRHGLDIRPARDAATSAAVVFDHAGALERVPQPHVLHVPEPRDPAALRDYLNEPMLEMIAVHEVVPGHYLHHEATPEHAGVIRRCVPWFPGTTEGWAHYTEELAIERGLAEGRPLIEVAALRYALEAATRLLVFLSVHSGRRKFGAAAAEAATLCGWSPERAGREVLAVVANPAGAMYTLGKLHIRRWRELAGVGDSPAELKAFHDRLLRCGSAPLSTVWRYYLDGRPVPAASTTM, from the coding sequence GTGGTCGACTACGTTTTCGAGCGTTATCCGCAGGTCGGCAGACGGGCGGGGCGTCATGACTTCGACGCCCGGCTGCCGGAGGTCGTGCCCGACGCTCCGTCCGATGTGGAGGGTCTGCTGTCCGCGGTCCTCGGGCAGCTCGACACCCTGCCCGAGGACGCGGACCCGGAAGTACGGGCGGACCTCGGCACGGCGATGCGGGTACTGACCGACGAGCGGTTCCGCATCGCCGAGCTCGGCCGGGCCCACCGGGGGCCCGACCTGTGGCTGGCCGAGACGGACGTGCACGTCTACCTGCGCGGCGAGTACGCGCCGCTCGACGAGCGCGTCGCGGCGATGTCCCGTCACCTCGCCCAGCTGCCGGACTTCCTCGCCTCCGCGGCGAAGACGTTCGGCGGCACTCTGCCGGCGGGTGAGCGCATCAGCGGTTTCGAGAACGCCCGGGCCCGGGCGGCGTCCGTCCCGAACGTCGTCGCCCAGCTCGTCCGGCAGCGGCCGGACGTCGCCGACGGCTCGCTCCTGGGACTGGCCGACGCGGCGAGCGCCGCGTTCGCGGGCTTCGCGGACGCGGTCGCCGCCACCGCGCCGGCCCGTGCGGTCTTCGGTCCCGACCGGCTCGCCGGCTATCTCGAAGCGGCCGAAGGCATCGACACACCGGTCGACGACCTGCTCGCCGAGGTCGAGACCGAGGTGCGGCAGCTGGTCGCCCGCCTGGACGCGTTGTCGGCGCGACTGGGCGCCGGCAGCCGGCAGGAGCTCTACGAACTGCTGAGCGCACGGCTTCCCGCCGGATCGGTGGTCACCGCGCTGTCGGGGATGATCGAGCGGCTGCGGGAGTTCTGGGCCGGACAGGACGTCATCACGCTGACCAACCGGCACGGTCTCGACATCCGGCCCGCCCGTGACGCGGCGACCTCCGCGGCCGTCGTGTTCGACCACGCCGGAGCGCTCGAACGGGTGCCGCAGCCGCACGTGCTGCACGTCCCCGAGCCGCGCGACCCCGCCGCACTGCGCGACTACCTGAACGAGCCGATGCTCGAGATGATCGCCGTGCACGAGGTCGTCCCCGGCCACTACCTGCACCATGAGGCCACTCCCGAACACGCAGGAGTGATCCGCAGGTGCGTGCCCTGGTTCCCCGGGACCACCGAGGGCTGGGCGCACTACACCGAAGAACTGGCGATCGAACGGGGCCTCGCCGAGGGCCGTCCGCTCATCGAGGTCGCCGCCCTGCGCTACGCGCTGGAAGCCGCGACCCGGCTGCTGGTCTTCCTCTCCGTCCACTCGGGCCGGAGGAAGTTCGGCGCCGCCGCCGCCGAGGCGGCCACCCTCTGCGGGTGGTCGCCGGAACGCGCCGGCCGCGAGGTGCTCGCCGTCGTCGCCAACCCGGCGGGCGCCATGTACACGCTCGGCAAATTGCACATCCGGCGGTGGCGCGAGCTGGCCGGGGTGGGCGACTCGCCCGCCGAACTGAAGGCGTTCCACGACCGGCTGCTGCGCTGCGGCAGCGCGCCGCTGTCCACCGTCTGGCGCTACTACCTCGACGGCCGGCCCGTTCCGGCCGCATCCACCACGATGTAA
- a CDS encoding MbtH family protein has translation MFDDENAEYLVVVNGEEQYSIWPAVSELPDGWTAVGGPRPRQECLDHIERVWTDMRPKSVREALENAGSLIAQGSRMVLSQLVDADELKAMSPEELRNMLASLDDDVIYGDDGEVIEPNPASENS, from the coding sequence ATGTTCGACGACGAGAACGCCGAATACCTAGTGGTGGTAAACGGTGAGGAGCAGTACTCGATTTGGCCGGCCGTCAGCGAACTGCCGGACGGCTGGACGGCGGTGGGCGGCCCGCGTCCCCGCCAGGAATGCCTCGACCACATCGAACGGGTCTGGACGGACATGCGCCCGAAGAGCGTTCGCGAGGCCCTTGAAAACGCCGGATCTCTAATCGCACAAGGAAGTCGAATGGTACTCTCGCAGCTGGTGGACGCCGACGAACTCAAGGCCATGTCCCCCGAGGAGCTCCGCAATATGCTGGCCAGCCTCGACGACGACGTCATCTACGGTGACGACGGTGAGGTCATCGAGCCGAACCCGGCTTCCGAAAACTCCTGA